From the genome of Epinephelus moara isolate mb chromosome 10, YSFRI_EMoa_1.0, whole genome shotgun sequence, one region includes:
- the guk1b gene encoding guanylate kinase 1b isoform X2, translated as MSGPRPLVLSGPSGAGKSTLMKRLMKDHEGVFGFSVSHTTRNPRPGEEDGKDYHFTTKEAMQEAIDNGEFIENAEFSGNMYGTSKAAIEDVLAKNLICILDVDIQGVKRIKETDLNPIYVSIQPPSMEILEKRLRDRQTETEESLQKRLEAARIDMELSKEPGVFDVVIINDDLERAYEELKDILNDEIQKIQEAKS; from the exons ATGTCAGGACCCAGGCCCCTGGTGCTGAGTGGCCCCTCCGGAGCAGGGAAGAGCACTCTAATGAAGAGGCTGATGAAGGATCACGAGGGCGTCTTCGGATTCAGCGTGTCAC ACACAACGAGAAACCCTCGACCGGGAGAGGAAGATGGAAAAG ACTACCACTTCACGACGAAAGAGGCCATGCAGGAGGCAATCGACAACGGAGAGTTCATCGAGAACGCTGAGTTTTCCGGCAACATGTATGGAACAAG TAAAGCTGCCATAGAAGACGTGCTGGCCAAGAACCTAATCTGCATCCTAGATGTGGACATCCAGGGGGTGAAGAGGATTAAAGAGACTGACCTAAACCCCATCTACGTCTCCATCCAGCCTCCCTCCATGGAGATCCTG GAGAAACGtctgagggacagacagacagaaacagaggagagtttacagaaaCGCCTGGAGGCAGCACGCATTGACATGGAGCTCA GTAAAGAGCCTGGAGTGTTTGATGTTGTTATCATCAATGATGACTTAGAGAGGGCTTACGAGGAGCTGAAAGACATCCTAAATGAT GAAATCCAAAAAATCCAGGAGGCCAAATCATAA
- the guk1b gene encoding guanylate kinase 1b isoform X1, protein MSGPRPLVLSGPSGAGKSTLMKRLMKDHEGVFGFSVSHTTRNPRPGEEDGKGLNKLPMLLGATLLPVADVFSSEDLEKSSSFSCPNESETTDKDYHFTTKEAMQEAIDNGEFIENAEFSGNMYGTSKAAIEDVLAKNLICILDVDIQGVKRIKETDLNPIYVSIQPPSMEILEKRLRDRQTETEESLQKRLEAARIDMELSKEPGVFDVVIINDDLERAYEELKDILNDEIQKIQEAKS, encoded by the exons ATGTCAGGACCCAGGCCCCTGGTGCTGAGTGGCCCCTCCGGAGCAGGGAAGAGCACTCTAATGAAGAGGCTGATGAAGGATCACGAGGGCGTCTTCGGATTCAGCGTGTCAC ACACAACGAGAAACCCTCGACCGGGAGAGGAAGATGGAAAAG GCCTGAACAAGCTCCCCATGCTTCTGGGGGCTACTTTACTGCCCGTAGCAGACGTCTTCTCCTCTGAAGACTTAGAAAAGTCATCCTCATTTTCGTGTCCAAACGAATCAGAAACCACAGATAAAG ACTACCACTTCACGACGAAAGAGGCCATGCAGGAGGCAATCGACAACGGAGAGTTCATCGAGAACGCTGAGTTTTCCGGCAACATGTATGGAACAAG TAAAGCTGCCATAGAAGACGTGCTGGCCAAGAACCTAATCTGCATCCTAGATGTGGACATCCAGGGGGTGAAGAGGATTAAAGAGACTGACCTAAACCCCATCTACGTCTCCATCCAGCCTCCCTCCATGGAGATCCTG GAGAAACGtctgagggacagacagacagaaacagaggagagtttacagaaaCGCCTGGAGGCAGCACGCATTGACATGGAGCTCA GTAAAGAGCCTGGAGTGTTTGATGTTGTTATCATCAATGATGACTTAGAGAGGGCTTACGAGGAGCTGAAAGACATCCTAAATGAT GAAATCCAAAAAATCCAGGAGGCCAAATCATAA